The genome window GCTTGATCGTGATCAATGTGGAACTAATCACTCATacttaaattttcaataatCTCTTATTTTTGACGCTATATATAACAAACCAAACTGGGGGgggattttatttttacttttatatatattgtttggtTTGAGAGCCCATGTTGCAACAAATTAATCACATGAATTTCTTAGAATATTAAATTTGTATGGGTACGTTATATGAAACCTTAATGCAGGTGTTTGTTAGCACAACGAGTAAGCATGATACACACAACATGGCAAGTGAAGAATACTACCCGAGGGAAAACGATGAGGTTCCATTGTTCCAATTCCAGGACCAAGCTGAACGTATGGCAGAGATAGTGGATCAGATCTATAAGACTACGTTGAAGGAGCTcaataatcaaacaaatatataacTCCTACTGGGGATGCCACCAGACCAAGAATTGAAGGGGAATCTTATTcatcttatatatattaattcatatatatatatgttcatggtttatttcattttttttaaaaaaaaagtggtttATTTCATTATTGTCTAAAAATGTTACGCTATATGACATTTTGACTTccatttcataataaaaaggacaaaaaaatatcttcatgATACGATAGGTTGTTTCATTGTTGCCTAGTAATATTAAGGTTGTTTTGTTTCATCGTTGCCtcataatataatatgatt of Glycine soja cultivar W05 chromosome 1, ASM419377v2, whole genome shotgun sequence contains these proteins:
- the LOC114405573 gene encoding uncharacterized protein LOC114405573 gives rise to the protein MQGNFEISAIEGNIVWPGNDDNNKKSQVTVLVSGTDGQIRGGPVRSLIAKSSIKVFVSTTSKHDTHNMASEEYYPRENDEVPLFQFQDQAERMAEIVDQIYKTTLKELNNQTNI